A portion of the Microlunatus phosphovorus NM-1 genome contains these proteins:
- a CDS encoding PQQ-dependent sugar dehydrogenase: MLTDEPGKFRVVATGLGVPWDLAMLPGGDALVTLRDRAEVVLIAPGEVPTVVARIDDARPEGEGGLMGIALSPDFVDDQFVYLYFTADQDNRVVRYKYANGSLTSAEPILSGIPRASNHNGGRIRFGPDQMLYVTTGDNHAKPAYNAQNTQTLDGKILRVTPSGKAPEDNPFENEVWSYGHRNVQGIGWDAKGRMYASEFGSGEFDELNLIKKGGNYGWPEAEGRSDNPDFIEPLLTWSTDDASPSGIAVMPNGTVFLASLRGERLWRARWDGDRMTDDVYFDGVGRLRAVEVVGDELWLLTNNTSGGDPAKDDDRLIAIGAS, translated from the coding sequence GTGCTCACCGATGAGCCCGGTAAGTTTCGGGTGGTGGCTACTGGCCTCGGCGTTCCGTGGGATCTGGCGATGCTGCCGGGCGGCGACGCGCTAGTCACGTTGCGTGATCGGGCGGAAGTTGTGCTGATCGCGCCAGGCGAGGTGCCGACCGTGGTGGCCCGGATCGACGACGCGCGCCCCGAGGGCGAAGGCGGGCTTATGGGCATTGCCCTCTCGCCAGACTTCGTCGACGACCAGTTCGTCTACCTCTATTTCACGGCTGACCAGGACAACCGGGTGGTGCGCTACAAGTATGCGAACGGCAGCCTGACCTCGGCGGAGCCGATTCTCTCGGGGATCCCCCGCGCCAGCAACCATAACGGAGGTAGGATCCGGTTCGGCCCAGACCAGATGCTCTACGTCACCACCGGTGACAATCACGCGAAGCCGGCCTACAACGCCCAGAACACTCAGACCCTGGACGGCAAGATCCTCCGAGTCACGCCGTCTGGCAAAGCGCCGGAGGATAACCCATTTGAAAATGAGGTGTGGTCTTACGGTCATCGCAACGTACAGGGGATTGGCTGGGACGCTAAGGGCCGGATGTACGCGAGCGAGTTCGGGAGCGGCGAGTTTGACGAACTGAACCTGATCAAGAAGGGTGGCAACTACGGCTGGCCGGAGGCCGAGGGTCGGTCCGACAACCCCGACTTCATTGAGCCACTCCTAACTTGGAGCACCGATGATGCGTCCCCGAGCGGCATCGCCGTCATGCCGAACGGCACGGTGTTCCTCGCCTCGCTCCGAGGGGAACGACTTTGGCGAGCACGATGGGATGGAGATCGGATGACCGATGACGTCTACTTCGACGGAGTGGGACGCCTGCGTGCGGTGGAGGTCGTTGGAGATGAACTCTGGTTGCTCACCAACAATACGTCTGGGGGGGATCCCGCCAAAGATGACGACAGACTGATAGCGATCGGGGCGTCGTAG
- the nadE gene encoding NAD(+) synthase, with protein sequence MTQPTPFGPESLAIDLAAETERISERIRAYLTATKRKGAVIALSGGIDSSVTAALCVRAVGKQRVFGLHMPERASSPETIELSTSVSDTFGFDSTVEEIADALEAAGCYRRYDESVRKVVPDYGAGWKSKIVLPSVTESDALRIYSVVVEDPDGNQSRHRLSTEAYLGVVAATNFKQRVRKMMEYYHADRLNYVTTGTPNRLEYDQGFFVKLGDGSADIKPIAHLYKSQVYALAEHLGVPETIRTRPSTTDTYSLPQSQEEFYFSLPYQRMDLCLYGKNNDVPLTEIAVATGLTEEQVVRVFRDIDQKRKTTLYLHLEPELIKGIPEISHSLSRRSAT encoded by the coding sequence ATGACACAGCCCACCCCGTTCGGGCCTGAGAGCCTCGCCATCGATTTGGCGGCGGAAACCGAACGCATCAGCGAACGCATCCGTGCCTACCTGACCGCTACCAAGCGGAAGGGTGCCGTGATCGCGCTGTCAGGGGGAATCGACTCGAGCGTGACCGCCGCGCTCTGCGTGCGGGCCGTAGGCAAACAGCGAGTTTTCGGGTTGCACATGCCAGAGCGAGCCTCGTCGCCTGAGACCATCGAGCTCAGTACGTCCGTGTCCGACACGTTCGGCTTTGACTCCACGGTCGAGGAAATTGCAGACGCGCTCGAGGCGGCGGGCTGTTACCGCCGATACGATGAGTCGGTCCGCAAAGTGGTTCCCGACTACGGCGCTGGCTGGAAGTCGAAGATCGTGCTACCCAGCGTCACCGAGTCGGATGCGCTGCGGATCTACTCCGTTGTAGTCGAGGATCCGGATGGCAACCAGAGCCGACACCGGCTCTCCACCGAGGCCTACCTGGGTGTTGTAGCCGCCACCAACTTCAAACAACGAGTCCGCAAGATGATGGAGTACTACCACGCCGACCGGCTGAACTACGTCACCACGGGAACGCCGAACCGACTTGAGTATGACCAAGGTTTCTTCGTGAAGCTGGGCGATGGGTCGGCGGACATCAAGCCCATCGCCCATCTCTACAAGTCGCAAGTCTATGCGCTTGCTGAGCATCTTGGCGTCCCAGAGACCATTCGGACCCGTCCCTCAACGACGGACACCTACTCGTTGCCGCAGTCTCAAGAGGAGTTCTATTTCTCGTTGCCGTACCAGCGTATGGACCTGTGCTTGTATGGCAAGAACAACGACGTGCCGCTAACGGAAATCGCCGTAGCAACGGGACTGACCGAGGAGCAGGTGGTCCGCGTGTTCCGCGACATTGATCAGAAGCGCAAGACCACCCTATACCTGCATCTGGAGCCGGAACTCATCAAGGGTATCCCCGAGATCAGTCACTCGCTCAGCCGTCGCTCAGCCACGTGA
- the asnB gene encoding asparagine synthase (glutamine-hydrolyzing), with product MCGICGIVTNGPPPDLDVATAMIGRLSHRGPDGSGYLRDHQAILGHTRLSLIDFAGGAQPIGNEDGSLWVTFNGEIFNYVELAVELRDRGHRFTTHSDTEVIVHAWEEWGADCFNRFNGQWAIGLWDRRQRQLILSRDRLGVRPLFYRLTDSGITFASEVKAIFADPSVPRAFDPIGLDQILTYWSTVAPRTVFEGVSQLPPGHFAVFDADGFRCEPYWRIDFPARGQEPSQDLQENAEILRELVVRATRLRFERSDFPVGAYLSGGIDSAVTAAAIRHFTDADLDTFSLRFADTEFDEGIYQQRMVEQLGTHHQDIVVTHRDIATVFPDVVWHAEAPILRSAPAPLFLLSKLVRSSGYKVVVTGEGADEVLGGYDIYREAKVRDFWARDPDSTVRSRAAELLYPWMARNPGQAPAFARGFFGQDLDAADPAMSHRPRWKSTSALKTMLTAAVRDAIGTENQQDLANELPEASQRWDPLTRAQWLEMTTLLPGYILASQGDRMLMANSVEGRFPFLDRDVVEFANTLPARHKLFGLDEKFLLKVAFADLIPDEIRDRSKQPYRAPDAASFFTDGSPSDWVEDVVSPAALRASGIFDPKQVGSLVAKARIRSGRFGNTDNMRVLAILSTQLIHRQFIIDPAWVGAQTPPEPVHIIDFVSAERETDDTAHPVRA from the coding sequence ATGTGTGGCATATGTGGGATCGTCACCAACGGTCCGCCTCCCGATCTGGACGTGGCAACAGCAATGATCGGACGGCTAAGCCATCGCGGACCGGACGGCAGCGGTTACCTTCGTGACCACCAGGCCATCTTGGGACACACACGGCTTTCGTTGATCGACTTTGCCGGGGGTGCACAGCCGATTGGCAACGAGGACGGCAGCCTCTGGGTGACGTTCAACGGCGAGATTTTCAACTACGTCGAACTGGCTGTAGAACTCCGCGATCGCGGCCACCGTTTCACCACGCACAGCGACACCGAGGTGATCGTGCATGCCTGGGAGGAGTGGGGTGCCGATTGTTTCAACAGATTCAACGGCCAGTGGGCCATCGGTCTGTGGGATCGCCGCCAGCGCCAGTTGATCCTCTCCCGAGACCGATTGGGTGTGCGCCCGCTCTTCTACCGGCTGACTGATAGTGGCATCACCTTCGCCTCCGAGGTAAAGGCGATCTTCGCGGATCCATCAGTGCCGCGAGCCTTTGACCCGATCGGACTCGATCAGATTCTCACTTACTGGTCCACGGTCGCGCCACGGACGGTGTTCGAGGGTGTCAGTCAGCTTCCGCCGGGCCATTTCGCAGTCTTCGACGCGGATGGGTTTCGGTGTGAGCCGTACTGGCGGATCGACTTTCCTGCGCGCGGGCAGGAGCCCAGTCAGGACTTACAGGAGAACGCCGAGATCTTGCGCGAGCTCGTCGTCCGCGCGACCCGGCTCCGTTTCGAGCGAAGTGACTTCCCGGTGGGCGCGTACCTGTCCGGAGGAATCGACTCCGCCGTCACGGCAGCTGCGATCCGGCACTTCACCGATGCCGATCTCGATACCTTTTCATTGCGGTTCGCGGATACCGAGTTCGATGAAGGCATCTATCAGCAGCGCATGGTCGAACAGCTGGGGACCCATCATCAAGACATCGTGGTGACCCATCGCGACATCGCAACTGTGTTCCCGGACGTCGTTTGGCACGCGGAAGCGCCAATCCTCCGGTCGGCGCCCGCACCGCTCTTTCTGCTGTCGAAGCTGGTGCGCTCCAGTGGCTATAAAGTGGTTGTCACCGGCGAAGGTGCAGACGAGGTCCTCGGCGGCTACGACATCTATCGCGAAGCCAAGGTACGTGACTTCTGGGCACGCGATCCAGACTCCACGGTTCGCAGTAGGGCAGCGGAACTCCTCTATCCGTGGATGGCACGCAACCCAGGCCAGGCACCGGCATTCGCTCGAGGCTTTTTCGGCCAGGATCTGGATGCCGCCGATCCGGCGATGTCCCATCGACCACGGTGGAAATCGACTTCCGCGCTCAAGACCATGCTCACGGCCGCAGTTCGGGATGCGATCGGGACAGAGAACCAGCAGGATCTGGCTAATGAGCTACCTGAAGCCAGTCAGCGGTGGGACCCGCTAACACGAGCGCAGTGGTTGGAAATGACGACGCTACTGCCTGGCTACATCCTCGCGTCTCAGGGCGATCGGATGCTGATGGCAAACTCGGTCGAGGGACGCTTCCCGTTCCTGGACCGGGATGTCGTTGAGTTTGCCAACACCCTGCCGGCCCGCCATAAGCTCTTCGGCCTGGATGAGAAGTTCCTCCTCAAAGTCGCCTTCGCAGATCTGATCCCAGACGAGATTCGCGATCGATCCAAGCAACCTTACCGAGCGCCGGACGCTGCGAGCTTCTTCACTGACGGCTCGCCATCTGATTGGGTGGAGGATGTGGTCTCCCCGGCGGCGCTCCGGGCAAGCGGGATCTTCGACCCGAAACAGGTCGGAAGCCTGGTCGCGAAGGCGAGGATTCGCAGCGGCCGGTTCGGAAACACCGACAACATGCGAGTCCTTGCCATTTTGTCCACCCAACTCATCCATCGGCAGTTCATCATCGACCCAGCGTGGGTTGGTGCTCAGACGCCGCCAGAGCCAGTCCACATCATTGACTTTGTTTCAGCTGAAAGGGAAACCGATGACACAGCCCACCCCGTTCGGGCCTGA
- a CDS encoding acyl carrier protein yields the protein MPEADESLLEAGVLDSTGVLELIEFLEDTFEISVEDSETIPENLGSIAGLTRFVQSKTGQAAGAV from the coding sequence TTGCCGGAGGCAGATGAATCGTTGCTCGAAGCCGGAGTCTTGGACTCCACCGGAGTGCTCGAATTGATCGAGTTTCTTGAGGACACGTTCGAGATCTCGGTCGAGGACTCCGAGACCATCCCGGAGAACTTGGGCAGTATCGCCGGGCTGACACGATTCGTCCAGTCGAAGACCGGTCAGGCCGCGGGAGCAGTGTGA
- a CDS encoding class I adenylate-forming enzyme family protein encodes MLDKVNVSDFLLATGEDDAVAVVDAQRRHTYADLRRAAARLVAELRRAGVGPDARIGLLGGNSLFWVAGYLAAMKLGVVVPFSDKNGVDDLAAQADWVDCAAVLIDRRQQRRLGPAFGDRPVVTDAVLAEVGESSWPTTASDALGDAALMFTSGTTSRPKAVRVTHQNLVANTTSITEYLNLTASDRMLVILPFHYVFGASLLHSHLAVGGSLVLCNSYTFPETAVDLIDREACTGFAGVPSSYQLLLRASSYGARRLPTLRKIQQAGGRLAPALIEELAAAQPDAELFVMYGQTEATARLSYLPPQVLGEKLGSIGRGIPGVTLEVLDENGRPVAPGEQGEIIARGANISPGYYNDPEETARKFPGGTLRTGDLATVDGDGYIYIVGRSGDFIKSWGYRISPQQIEEVALSHPGVSEAAAVGLPDPDAGESVTLAIVSAPGTTPAEVASLLEFLRARLPKHMVPVAVQVLDVFPLTASGKIAKQELRELLAGVGSEVP; translated from the coding sequence ATGCTGGACAAGGTCAACGTCAGCGACTTCTTGCTGGCTACCGGCGAAGACGACGCGGTCGCCGTGGTGGACGCTCAGCGACGCCACACCTATGCCGACCTGCGTCGCGCCGCGGCCCGGCTCGTCGCCGAGTTGCGCCGGGCAGGAGTCGGTCCTGATGCCCGGATCGGCCTGCTCGGCGGGAACTCGTTGTTCTGGGTCGCCGGCTACCTCGCCGCGATGAAGCTAGGGGTGGTAGTGCCGTTCTCGGACAAGAACGGTGTCGATGACCTTGCTGCCCAGGCCGATTGGGTGGATTGCGCGGCGGTGCTGATCGATCGCCGCCAGCAACGTCGCCTCGGACCAGCGTTCGGTGACCGTCCGGTTGTCACCGACGCGGTGCTCGCTGAGGTGGGGGAGTCTAGTTGGCCCACGACAGCATCCGACGCACTCGGAGATGCTGCCTTGATGTTCACCTCCGGCACGACATCACGTCCCAAAGCCGTGCGAGTGACGCACCAGAATCTAGTCGCGAACACTACCTCGATCACGGAATACCTCAACTTGACGGCAAGCGACCGAATGCTGGTGATCTTGCCATTCCACTATGTGTTCGGCGCTTCCCTCCTGCACAGCCATCTGGCGGTCGGCGGCAGCCTCGTGTTGTGCAACAGCTACACGTTCCCGGAGACGGCGGTCGATCTCATCGATAGGGAGGCGTGCACGGGCTTCGCCGGGGTGCCATCGTCCTATCAGCTGTTGCTGCGCGCGAGCAGCTACGGCGCACGACGCTTGCCCACCCTGCGGAAGATCCAGCAGGCAGGTGGCCGGCTCGCGCCGGCGCTGATAGAGGAGCTTGCAGCTGCCCAGCCTGACGCCGAGTTGTTCGTCATGTACGGGCAGACGGAGGCCACTGCGCGGCTTTCCTACCTGCCGCCGCAAGTGCTAGGAGAGAAGCTGGGATCGATTGGCCGGGGGATCCCAGGAGTCACGCTCGAGGTCTTGGACGAGAACGGAAGACCAGTCGCTCCTGGCGAGCAGGGCGAGATCATTGCTCGAGGCGCCAATATCTCACCGGGGTACTACAACGACCCTGAGGAGACGGCGCGCAAGTTTCCCGGCGGAACGCTACGCACGGGAGACTTGGCAACGGTGGATGGTGATGGGTACATCTACATCGTCGGCAGGAGCGGGGATTTCATCAAGTCCTGGGGCTACCGGATCTCACCGCAACAAATAGAGGAGGTCGCCCTGTCTCATCCGGGAGTGTCGGAAGCGGCAGCGGTCGGACTCCCTGACCCTGATGCCGGAGAGTCCGTCACCTTGGCCATCGTCTCCGCACCGGGGACGACACCGGCGGAGGTCGCGAGTCTGCTGGAATTCTTGCGCGCTCGGCTGCCCAAGCACATGGTCCCAGTGGCCGTCCAAGTGCTCGATGTGTTCCCGCTGACCGCCAGCGGCAAGATCGCCAAGCAAGAACTTCGGGAACTGCTTGCGGGCGTCGGCTCTGAGGTACCCTGA
- a CDS encoding SGNH/GDSL hydrolase family protein, whose translation MKTSFWSRLVMGVAAVGILGAVSLYFLWDPKRSYEPAPDTAASTITTEVLGKASGARIYFGHRSVGKNILSGVSDVYAAKGVTQPEVVEVPIGGSVPKVAGEGTILHTQIGENGNPAGKLVNFDSMVRSGIADQVDIALLKFCYVDIKWNTDVDALFAEYKQTMADLERDYPNVRFLHATVPLTVGPVGIKGHIKAVVGRDDNATRTRYNELIRGNFDADQVFDLAAVEATSPDGEALTSLYPGYSSDGAHLNASGASKVAVVLLETVARTGQA comes from the coding sequence GTGAAGACCAGTTTCTGGTCACGCTTGGTCATGGGTGTCGCAGCGGTAGGCATCCTCGGGGCAGTCTCGCTGTACTTCTTGTGGGATCCCAAAAGGAGCTATGAGCCTGCGCCGGACACAGCCGCATCGACGATCACTACCGAGGTCCTCGGCAAGGCATCTGGGGCCAGGATCTACTTCGGTCACAGGTCGGTCGGCAAGAATATTCTCTCGGGCGTCTCAGACGTGTACGCCGCCAAAGGGGTGACTCAGCCCGAGGTGGTTGAGGTTCCGATTGGTGGCTCAGTTCCAAAGGTGGCCGGTGAGGGCACCATCTTACATACGCAGATCGGCGAGAACGGGAATCCGGCTGGCAAGCTGGTCAATTTCGACTCCATGGTGCGATCTGGCATCGCCGATCAGGTCGATATAGCGCTGCTCAAGTTCTGTTATGTCGACATCAAGTGGAACACCGATGTGGATGCTCTATTCGCTGAGTACAAGCAGACGATGGCTGACTTGGAGCGGGATTACCCGAATGTTCGATTCCTGCACGCCACAGTCCCCCTGACCGTTGGTCCAGTCGGAATCAAGGGTCACATCAAAGCGGTGGTGGGGCGTGACGATAATGCAACGCGCACGCGGTACAACGAACTGATCCGAGGCAACTTCGATGCCGACCAGGTGTTCGATCTGGCTGCCGTCGAGGCAACCTCCCCTGACGGTGAGGCGCTCACATCCCTGTATCCTGGCTATAGCAGTGACGGCGCACACCTGAACGCAAGCGGCGCCTCGAAGGTTGCGGTGGTGCTGCTGGAGACGGTTGCCCGGACCGGGCAAGCCTGA
- a CDS encoding holo-ACP synthase: MGLHGIGIDVADVHRIARLIERYGARFTHRWFVPEEVAQCDASESPTHAFAVRFAAKEAVWKSLGMKWDGSVPWRSIMILHTDKVPTVDLVGDVAVAARALGALKISVAVSVRDGRAFAVAMAEF, translated from the coding sequence GTGGGCCTGCACGGGATTGGTATCGACGTTGCGGACGTGCATCGCATCGCCCGGTTGATCGAGCGCTACGGGGCGCGATTCACCCATCGTTGGTTTGTGCCTGAGGAAGTGGCGCAGTGCGACGCCAGTGAGTCACCCACGCACGCTTTCGCGGTCAGATTCGCTGCAAAAGAGGCAGTCTGGAAATCGCTTGGAATGAAGTGGGATGGCTCCGTGCCATGGCGATCGATCATGATCCTCCACACCGACAAGGTGCCTACCGTCGATCTAGTTGGGGATGTGGCTGTTGCCGCTCGTGCGCTCGGGGCGTTGAAGATCAGCGTTGCCGTCTCGGTACGCGATGGCCGCGCCTTCGCTGTTGCGATGGCGGAGTTCTGA
- a CDS encoding ABC transporter ATP-binding protein yields the protein MWNRVLGVSTTVSLRHFESSEFFNQLSRVQMSALSRPYQVTQGLLSMAGALVASVALGAALFTLAPVLLPLVAIGGVPVLLASRRESRLEFDFSVKQTPALRLRSYFGLLQLGRDEAKEVRSLGLGPWLTGRFNDLYAAYLTDLGDHVRRRTSLSVLGQLGAAVVLGATLTVMIWLISRGSLDIAGAGAALVAIRMLTTQVQLVFRGAQSVFESGLFLDDLDDFLALGAQALEEDRGAEAPDGFQTIRVGGVTFSYPESPRPALCGVDLELNAGEIVALVGENGSGKTTLAKIIAGLYEPTAGSIRWDDHDLSEFSPSSVRERVTVVFQDFVRFALTGTENIAAGRIGMPIDPERVRFAARSAGAERALDGLPNGFDTILSRMFSGGHDLSGGQWQRVALARSFYRDAPLVILDEPTASLDPRAEHDLFTTLRAALRGRTALFISHRFATVRGADRIYVMHEGKVVEQGTHAELIREEGRYAELYRLQSTVRVGMADS from the coding sequence ATGTGGAATCGAGTGCTGGGTGTCTCGACCACGGTCAGCCTGCGTCACTTCGAGTCGTCGGAGTTCTTCAACCAACTCAGTCGGGTGCAGATGAGTGCACTCAGCAGGCCATATCAGGTGACACAAGGACTGCTGTCCATGGCAGGGGCGTTGGTCGCCAGCGTGGCGCTCGGGGCGGCACTGTTCACCCTCGCCCCGGTGCTCCTGCCGTTGGTCGCAATCGGTGGGGTGCCTGTGTTGCTGGCGAGTCGACGCGAGTCCAGACTCGAGTTCGATTTCTCGGTCAAGCAAACCCCTGCCCTCCGCCTGCGGTCGTACTTCGGCCTGCTCCAGCTCGGTCGAGACGAGGCGAAGGAGGTCCGATCACTCGGCCTCGGGCCCTGGCTCACGGGACGCTTCAACGACCTCTACGCCGCCTATCTGACTGACCTCGGTGACCACGTGCGCCGCAGGACCAGCCTGAGCGTGTTGGGCCAGCTCGGCGCAGCCGTCGTCTTGGGCGCGACCTTGACGGTGATGATCTGGCTGATCTCGCGCGGGTCTCTCGACATCGCAGGAGCCGGAGCGGCGTTGGTCGCCATCCGGATGCTGACGACTCAGGTCCAGCTGGTGTTCCGCGGCGCACAGTCGGTCTTCGAGTCGGGGCTCTTCCTCGATGACCTGGATGACTTCCTCGCCCTCGGTGCGCAGGCACTGGAGGAGGACCGCGGCGCAGAGGCACCTGATGGATTCCAGACCATTCGAGTGGGTGGAGTGACCTTCTCCTACCCTGAGTCCCCCAGACCGGCGCTGTGCGGAGTCGATCTGGAGCTCAATGCGGGAGAGATTGTCGCGCTGGTGGGGGAGAACGGCTCCGGGAAGACCACGCTGGCCAAGATCATCGCAGGTCTCTATGAGCCCACTGCTGGCAGCATCCGATGGGACGACCACGATCTTTCGGAGTTCAGCCCGTCCAGCGTCCGCGAACGAGTCACCGTCGTCTTCCAGGACTTCGTACGCTTCGCCCTCACCGGAACTGAGAACATCGCGGCCGGTCGGATCGGGATGCCTATTGATCCGGAGAGAGTCCGCTTTGCGGCTCGGTCCGCCGGCGCGGAACGGGCGCTCGACGGACTACCGAACGGCTTCGACACGATCCTGTCGCGCATGTTCTCCGGTGGCCATGACCTGTCAGGAGGACAGTGGCAGCGCGTGGCCCTCGCACGTTCGTTCTATCGGGACGCACCCTTGGTGATCCTGGACGAGCCAACGGCGTCACTAGATCCGCGGGCGGAGCATGACCTGTTCACCACATTGCGTGCGGCGTTGCGCGGACGCACGGCACTCTTCATCTCGCACCGCTTTGCCACGGTTCGGGGTGCTGATCGCATCTATGTGATGCATGAGGGGAAGGTTGTCGAGCAGGGCACCCACGCGGAGTTGATCCGCGAAGAGGGGCGTTACGCAGAGTTGTATCGGTTGCAGAGCACGGTGCGAGTTGGCATGGCCGATAGTTGA
- a CDS encoding phosphoenolpyruvate carboxykinase (ATP), whose protein sequence is MDLSLLSVLVAGTVLALLLTLRGATVLHASAVQVDQGAVAFIGGSGMGKSTLATLFCSRGALLITDDLLRLTPGEGQFRCALGATEVRLRKSAAELMEQFDVAPDRRLTGDARDALATATAVDETIPLAAIVVPIPDKSATADSTSVTRLRASEALLLLSRFPRLLGWKDAAAVRRQFDQLADVVTQVPVHVAELPWGPPFPDDLVDTLLDRMGVSVNRRESRVVDSADVADSPQ, encoded by the coding sequence GTGGACCTAAGCCTGCTGTCGGTGCTGGTGGCCGGCACAGTCTTGGCGCTGCTGCTGACGTTGCGGGGGGCAACGGTGTTGCACGCCAGCGCCGTGCAGGTGGATCAGGGCGCCGTCGCGTTCATCGGCGGCTCGGGCATGGGCAAGTCAACTCTGGCTACCCTGTTCTGCTCCCGCGGCGCTCTCCTCATCACCGATGACCTGCTCCGTCTGACTCCAGGCGAAGGGCAGTTCCGCTGTGCCCTCGGTGCTACGGAGGTGCGTCTACGCAAGTCGGCTGCAGAGTTGATGGAACAGTTCGATGTCGCCCCGGATCGGCGGTTGACGGGCGATGCCCGCGATGCCTTGGCAACGGCAACTGCCGTCGACGAGACCATTCCGCTCGCGGCGATTGTGGTGCCGATTCCGGACAAGTCAGCGACCGCGGACTCGACCTCGGTCACGCGACTTCGCGCCTCAGAGGCGCTGCTGCTGCTGTCTCGGTTTCCACGACTCCTCGGCTGGAAGGATGCGGCTGCGGTCCGACGCCAATTCGACCAGCTGGCCGATGTCGTCACTCAGGTGCCGGTGCATGTTGCCGAACTGCCGTGGGGACCGCCCTTTCCCGATGACTTGGTCGATACCCTGCTGGATCGGATGGGCGTCAGCGTCAACAGACGTGAATCGCGGGTCGTGGACTCTGCCGATGTTGCCGATTCGCCACAGTGA
- a CDS encoding lasso peptide biosynthesis B2 protein, which translates to MTRSLVRGVLRPGIRSRLLRAFDLLTAAAVAVCVEVGLRVTTLTRLAKFLGVPLAMDGDAGWNRPSTSAGPERVVLPAAARRRIRATRTVMRHWPLGDTCLRQALVSGQRIRGLNPNLHVGVAKVGSEVRAHAWLTVGDTVIDPMRAAGTYLPLSTPPTGMAP; encoded by the coding sequence ATGACGCGCTCGCTCGTACGAGGCGTCTTGCGTCCGGGGATCCGTAGCCGGCTGCTCCGTGCTTTTGACCTGCTCACCGCGGCGGCGGTCGCCGTCTGCGTCGAGGTCGGCCTGCGTGTCACGACACTGACGCGCCTGGCGAAGTTCCTCGGGGTACCGCTAGCGATGGATGGTGATGCCGGGTGGAACCGACCTTCGACGAGTGCCGGTCCAGAGCGCGTTGTCCTGCCGGCAGCGGCCCGCCGGAGGATTCGAGCGACCAGGACGGTGATGCGGCACTGGCCCCTCGGTGACACCTGCCTGCGGCAGGCGCTTGTCAGCGGTCAGCGGATCCGTGGACTGAACCCGAATCTGCACGTTGGTGTCGCGAAGGTCGGGTCAGAGGTCCGTGCCCACGCATGGCTCACGGTAGGTGACACCGTGATCGACCCGATGCGGGCTGCCGGGACCTACCTCCCGCTCTCCACTCCACCGACCGGAATGGCGCCGTGA